A DNA window from Pyrus communis chromosome 3, drPyrComm1.1, whole genome shotgun sequence contains the following coding sequences:
- the LOC137728358 gene encoding F-box/kelch-repeat protein At3g06240-like, whose translation MTNKTSKIGQYLLVNILSTLPPKSLMRFKCVAKWWHALINDPRFVDKHLSHSLLDDQSTRVLLKRMLVPSTEDPNRDKFQSVFSVLTFDNVIVDDEDGGVHKCSTLSGIEDVNIPLSMSLEIGDDQSFHVTGHCDGIICLARPNSTKVLLWNPSIQEFRVLPSETYSPDWFDEASLRDPHPWWLGMPYMPLTDRYDDVLGLGYDPKSKDYKVVKIGFSGSELHGGTQHLIIHPPKVVVYTLGTNSWREIEPYSLETETTFLWPETFQVYFKGMCYWIGSEQQKEFVHFYDAGRQEEEKIRRVIVLFDMSREVFHDILLPHEMLEFNDFEGIGIQMCLKVWNESIALFRLNYNTFEGGDTLPFEMWLMDDDSRGGANNEGGVWTKHFAAKIPWFSMSPLLLQNTSAMWKSNEVLMVEENGGIVCYNLGTKKLKNLPIQSAVRIIPIFPPPPSYFPECKANHSPVVYVKSMVSVTEGNNKYMCT comes from the coding sequence ATGACGAACAAAACATCCAAAATTGGACAATATTTGTTGGTGAATATTCTGTCAACTCTGCCTCCGAAATCTCTGATGCGATTCAAGTGCGTCGCTAAATGGTGGCATGCTCTCATCAACGACCCCAGGTTCGTCGACAAGCACCTCTCCCATTCCTTGCTGGACGATCAATCCACTCGTGTCCTTTTGAAGCGAATGTTAGTCCCTTCTACGGAGGACCCAAACAGGGATAAATTTCAATCCGTATTCTCAGTACTTACTTTTGACAATGTCATTGTTGATGATGAAGATGGTGGTGTGCACAAGTGTAGCACTCTTTCTGGGATCGAGGACGTCAATATTCCTCTTTCTATGAGTCTAGAGATTGGAGATGATCAATCATTTCATGTTACAGGTCATTGTGATGGAATCATTTGTCTAGCTCGACCTAATTCTACTAAGGTGCTTTTGTGGAATCCGTCAATTCAGGAATTCAGGGTCCTTCCCTCGGAGACATACAGTCCAGATTGGTTTGACGAAGCATCCCTTAGGGATCCTCATCCTTGGTGGTTGGGTATGCCTTACATGCCACTAACAGATCGGTACGACGATGTTTTGGGATTAGGCTATGATCCTAAATCTAAAGATTACAAAGTTGTCAAAATTGGATTTTCTGGTTCAGAATTGCATGGCGGCACACAACATTTGATTATTCATCCTCCCAAGGTAGTGGTGTATACCTTGGGAACTAATTCTTGGAGAGAGATCGAGCCTTATTCTTTAGAAACGGAAACTACTTTCCTTTGGCCTGAAACTTTTCAGGTGTACTTCAAGGGGATGTGTTATTGGATAGGAAGTGAGCAACAAAAGGAATTTGTCCATTTCTATGATGCCGGCCGtcaggaggaagaaaagattaGGCGAGTGATCGTTTTGTTTGACATGAGTCGTGAGGTGTTTCATGACATACTGTTACCACACGAGATGCTAGAGTTCAATGATTTCGAAGGAATTGGTATTCAAATGTGTCTTAAGGTGTGGAATGAATCCATCGCTCTTTTTCGCTTGAATTATAATACTTTTGAAGGTGGTGATACACTACCCTTTGAAATGTGGCTCATGGATGATGATTCTCGTGGTGGTGCGAATAATGAGGGCGGTGTTTGGACAAAACACTTTGCTGCCAAGATCCCATGGTTCTCAATGTCCCCCTTGCTCCTGCAGAACACATCGGCAATGTGGAAAAGCAACGAGGTTCTGATGGTAGAGGAAAATGGAGGCATAGTATGCTATAACCTCGgcactaaaaagttaaaaaatctaCCCATTCAAAGTGCTGTAAGGATTATTCCCATTTTTCCTCCGCCACCTTCTTATTTTCCAGAGTGCAAAGCAAATCATTCGCCCGTTGTATATGTGAAGAGTATGGTTTCGGTCACGGAAGGCAACAACAAGTACATGTGTACTTAG
- the LOC137728359 gene encoding uncharacterized protein, producing MERFFKPKPIAPSTCSGSSSSRQNECDIDFNNLERDPGKRIRMKDYPSNIQDEVRRAYLQMGPCRPTKYEFPYTLHAKKKRRFVVSWFEEYDWLEYSISKDAAFCLHCYLFKINFSQLGSDAFTGVGFKKWKNARECFDKHVGPIGCFHNKAREAASYLMNQKIHIEAVVIKQSEEECMKYRLCLNASIDCTKFLLRQGLPFRGRDESDTSNNRGNYLELLQFLADHDEKIKEVVLENAPGNLKLIAPSIQKDIVNSCAFETIKAIMKEVKESKFFSIMVDESRDISTREQMAVILRYMDNKGQVIERFVGVQHVTETTSSKLKESIDEFLKLHDLSYSNLRGQGYDGASNMRAKKNSDVAAFFTLTNSLANVVGCSCKRRDALREKQQENLLKAIENDCLETGQGLNQETSLKRAGDTRWNSHYGALISLITMFSSVVDVLDMIVEDCYNDSAGEAKRLLKDLQSFEFVFLLFLMKSILGVTNDLSQALQKKDQEIVNAMALVKTCKEQLRCIRNDENFDLLVDKVSSFCVEHEIEVPNMDDLYVIQGKSLRKAPRKTNHHHYKVELFFEVIDFQLTELDDRFAEGNIELLICLACLSPNDSFVAFDKEKLLALVLPVATASVERAFSAMNIIKGPLRNKMGDQWLSDSLVVYIEKDVFSCIGNEAIMEHFQTMKPRRGRLN from the exons atggaaagatttttcaagccaaagccaatagCACCATCTACTTGTTCGGGTAGTTCGAGCTCAAGACAAAATGAGTGTGACATTGATTTTAATAATCTTGAGAGAGACCCGGGAAAAAGAATTCGAATGAAGGACTATCCTTCTAATATTCAAGATGAGGTCCGCAGAGCATATTTGCAAATGGGACCTTGTAGGCCTACAAAGTATGAGTTCCCATACACTTTGCATGCAAAGAAAAAGCGACGATTTGTTGTTTCGTGGTTTGAAGAATATGATTGGTTGGAGTATAGTATATCTAAAGATGCGGCATTTTGTCTTCATTGCTATCTCTTTAAAATCAACTTTTCACAATTAGGAAGCGATGCCTTCACTGGGGTAGGCTTTAAGAAATGGAAGAATGCAAGAGAATGTTTTGACAAACATGTTGGTCCTATTGGTTGTTTCCACAATAAAGCTAGAGAAGCGGCTAGTTATCTAATGAACCAAAAGATACATATTGAAGCAGTTGTGATCAAACAATCAGAAGAAGAGTGTATGAAATATCGTCTTTGCTTGAATGCATCAATAGATTGCACTAAGTTCTTGTTGCGACAAGGCCTTCCTTTTCGTGGCCGTGATGAAAGTGACACTTCGAATAATAGGGGGAATTATTTAGAGCTCTTGCAATTCCTTGCAGATCATGATGAGAAAATAAAGGAAGTTGTCTTGGAAAATGCTCCGGGAAATCTCAAGCTAATAGCTCCTTCAATTCAAAAAGATATTGTCAATTCATGTGCCTTCGAAACTATTAAGGCTATTATGAAAGAAGTGAAAGAGAGTAAATTCTTTTCTATAATGGTAGATGAATCACGTGATATTTCAACAAGGGAGCAAATGGCAGTGATTTTGCGTTATATGGACAACAAAGGTCAAGTAATTGAAAGGTTCGTGGGAGTCCAACATGTTACCGAAACAACTTCAAGTAAACTAAAGGAGTCCATTGATGAGTTCTTGAAACTACATGACTTGAGCTACTCCAACCTACGAGGTCAAGGTTATGATGGTGCGAGTAATATGAGAG CAAAGAAAAACTCCGATGTTGCCGCTTTTTTCACATTGACTAATAGTTTGGCAAATGTTGTTGGATGCTCATGTAAGCGTCGTGATGCACTTAGAGAGAAACAACAAGAAAATCTCTTGAAAGCTATTGAAAATGATTGTCTTGAAACGGGGCAAGGGTTAAATCAAGAAACTAGTCTTAAACGTGCTGGGGATACACGGTGGAATTCACATTATGGTGCTTTGATCAGTTTGATTACAATGTTCTCATCTGTGGTGGATGTGCTtgacatgattgttgaagattGCTACAATGATAGTGCTGGTGAAGCAAAAAGGTTATTAAAAGATTTacaatcttttgagtttgtgtTCCTCCTCTTTTTGATGAAATCCATATTAGGAGTTACAAACGATTTGTCACAAGCATtgcaaaaaaaagatcaagAGATTGTGAATGCAATGGCTTTAGTCAAGACATGTAAAGAACAACTACGTTGCATAaggaatgatgaaaattttgatcttttggttgataaagtATCATCTTTTTGTGTTGAACATGAAATTGAGGTGCCTAATATGGATGATTTATATGTCATTCAAGGGAAGTCATTGCGTAAGGCTCCAAGAAAGACCAATCATCATCATTACAAAGTGGAGCTCTTTTTCGAGGTCATTGATTTCCAACTTACAGAATTAGATGATCGCTTCGCTGAAGGTAATATCGAATTGCTTATTTGCTTGGCATGCTTGAGTCCGAATGATTCATTTGTAGCTTTTGATAAAGAGAAGCTT TTGGCTTTGGTTTTACCGGTTGCAACTGCTTCAGTGGAGAGGGCATTTTCCgctatgaatatcattaagggtccacttcgcaacaaaatgggagatcaatggttgagtgacagcttagttgtttacattgagaaagatgttttttcatgtattggtaATGAAGCTATTATGGAACATTTTCAGACCATGAAACCTCGTCGTGGACGCttgaattag
- the LOC137729791 gene encoding uncharacterized protein, with product MEGRRRLTLLDQMSASSNGRDLAGLSLDDLLLAPAAAKQPPTPPALPPTISGRTLLDIIRDEEPKSYRALIGKKDKKAWKSFKDRLLLKRAGSAWTSSVRVPTSDIPIRNTANYASNRHHHPRSHNSRRGSVRYVTPESNLDMTQQERQIARRGSTRFSPNASIPFDEVDADNPRASMFTRRSSVRFAADEVATDSPRRRLSAALEEERSLSAREAMAAQEAAEAAAAASAASEEAAEAEEETGNEMPSVETGAAAGTAEPVRMSLMDLLEETDRQMGVESRYTMDEDEDEEECEEEEEEEEEEAAAEEGNVEYNCCVCMVRHKGAAFIPCGHTFCRMCSRELWVQRGNCPLCNNFILEILDIF from the coding sequence ATGGAAGGTCGCCGGAGGCTAACGCTTCTCGATCAGATGTCAGCAAGTAGCAACGGGAGAGACTTAGCCGGATTGAGCCTAGACGACTTGTTGCTGGCCCCTGCAGCCGCCAAACAGCCCCCTACACCGCCCGCACTTCCCCCCACAATCTCGGGTCGGACCCTACTCGATATAATCCGCGACGAGGAGCCCAAGTCCTACCGGGCCCTGATTGGCAAGAAGGATAAGAAAGCCTGGAAGTCGTTCAAAGACCGCCTCCTACTCAAACGCGCCGGCTCCGCCTGGACTTCCTCCGTCCGTGTCCCCACCTCCGATATCCCTATCCGGAACACAGCTAACTACGCTTCCAATCGCCACCACCATCCGCGATCTCACAACTCGCGTCGCGGCTCGGTCCGTTACGTCACCCCCGAGTCCAATCTCGACATGACTCAGCAGGAGAGGCAGATTGCGCGGCGGGGCTCCACCCGGTTCAGCCCCAACGCCTCGATTCCGTTCGACGAGGTGGATGCGGACAACCCCCGCGCCTCGATGTTCACGCGCCGGAGCTCCGTGCGGTTCGCGGCCGACGAAGTCGCGACTGACTCGCCAAGGCGGCGGTTGTCGGCGGCGTTGGAAGAGGAGAGATCGCTGTCGGCGAGAGAAGCGATGGCGGCGCAGGAGGCCGCCGAAGCTGCCGCCGCGGCATCAGCGGCGTCGGAAGAGGCCGCTGAGGCAGAAGAAGAGACCGGGAACGAAATGCCGTCCGTGGAGACGGGTGCGGCGGCGGGTACGGCGGAGCCGGTGAGGATGTCGTTGATGGACTTGTTGGAAGAGACGGACAGGCAGATGGGGGTGGAGTCGAGGTACACGATGGACGAGGACGAGGACGAGGAGGAGTgcgaggaggaagaggaagaggaggaggaggaagcagCGGCGGAAGAAGGGAATGTGGAGTATAACTGCTGCGTGTGCATGGTGAGGCATAAGGGGGCGGCGTTTATCCCCTGCGGGCACACGTTCTGCAGGATGTGCTCCCGAGAGCTGTGGGTCCAGCGGGGCAATTGTCCCCTCTGCAACAATTTCATCTTGGAAATTCTGGATATTTTCTGA
- the LOC137730147 gene encoding uncharacterized protein, which produces MCEKKARLLETSIDSLVASISSFFVTTSPPAPKPSTINFFFFSLSVFSLRAQKSISERGNQRDRDRERAQARSGGNKSKPKNDGLTPEQRRERDAKALQEKAKKKAAAEQARGINAGGKK; this is translated from the exons atgtGCGAAAAAAAAGCGCGGCTTCTCGAGACTTCCATAGATTCGTTGGTTGCCAGCATCTCCTCCTTTTTTGTCACCACCTCCCCTCCGGCCCCAAAACCCAGTACcatcaacttcttcttcttcagcctCTCCGTGTTTTCTCTCCGAGCTCAGAAATCGATCAG CGAACGCGGAAACCAGAGGGATCGAGACCGCGAAAGGGCTCAGGCCAGGTCCGGCGGCAATAAATCCAAGCCCAAAAACGACGGATTAACCCCCGAACAACGCCGCGAGAG GGACGCCAAAGCGCTGCAGGAGAAGGCGAAGAAGAAGGCAGCGGCCGAGCAGGCCAGAGGGATCAACGCCGGTGGGAAAAAATGA